From Pseudoalteromonas rubra, one genomic window encodes:
- a CDS encoding amidohydrolase gives MSSHHPHLGCACCNYQLFGHAVQGDSSQSDKGVFNLDKLLIAAEHYIDDYIANQFVRPPQQHKIFYGGTIRTLENGDVTKTVEAIVIKHGQIVHTGSRAQCQSLYPDADPEDLQGACLLPGMIEPHVHLTPTASFNAWVQLAPFRKGVESGGDGDDQYLIGRGYNKQSVCTTLIEAARELPKNRKWLLAFGVDPSQFNPITTTSADGTVSPTPWQDLTKDDLDKINDQADRKDLCIFIMNASGHVAYVNTNALNATKQPATGNGILLESDEIGPVIKVALEQYFLEHPKGITDLFGNLQKIFKLALSRGVTLMWDAALGASLKDAELEILSKMASSGLAGLRLGGALFYTCPDQWTKITPTKPAHYHTDWFNIANAKIVSDGSNQGLTGYQLTKYQFPDSNINNTYPNGVWNFNPPTGEADHEVESPFRVLVTELVERGWPLMIHANGTHAIDNTILAYRDVLNNQEKAGLEKRHRIEHASILSDQNLADMDYLGLSPSFLIGHVGYWGYTFKHKVFPEQPVVEHLDRTASASQHALRYTLHSDHFVSPIGPLRMMEQAVTRMMEDAPEEAYRNGHPPILNEQECATMAQALRAATYDAAWQCHMDHMIGELVVGKQADLTILDEDPLTRPAEGLRDVPIHQTWVNGRLCYQR, from the coding sequence ATGTCTTCACATCATCCGCACCTTGGTTGTGCCTGTTGTAATTACCAGCTGTTTGGTCACGCAGTACAAGGGGATAGCAGCCAATCAGATAAAGGGGTTTTCAACCTCGATAAATTGCTGATTGCAGCAGAGCACTATATCGATGATTACATTGCCAACCAGTTTGTCAGGCCACCCCAGCAACACAAGATTTTTTACGGCGGTACCATTCGGACACTTGAAAACGGCGATGTAACTAAGACAGTTGAAGCAATAGTCATCAAACATGGCCAGATAGTCCACACGGGCAGTCGGGCTCAATGCCAAAGCCTTTACCCGGACGCGGATCCGGAGGATTTACAAGGGGCTTGCCTGCTGCCAGGAATGATAGAGCCCCATGTACACCTGACACCCACAGCCTCTTTTAACGCCTGGGTGCAACTGGCACCATTTAGAAAAGGAGTTGAAAGTGGCGGTGATGGTGACGATCAGTATCTCATAGGCAGGGGCTACAACAAACAGTCGGTATGCACTACTTTGATTGAAGCTGCCCGGGAGTTACCAAAAAACCGTAAATGGCTGTTAGCTTTTGGCGTCGATCCCAGTCAATTTAACCCCATTACGACAACCTCCGCTGACGGAACCGTAAGTCCAACTCCCTGGCAAGACTTAACAAAAGATGACCTGGATAAAATCAATGATCAGGCTGACAGAAAAGACCTGTGCATTTTTATTATGAATGCATCCGGTCACGTTGCTTACGTCAATACCAATGCGCTGAATGCAACCAAACAACCTGCGACTGGAAACGGTATATTACTTGAATCTGATGAGATTGGTCCGGTCATTAAAGTCGCTCTGGAGCAGTACTTTTTGGAGCACCCTAAAGGGATTACGGACCTATTCGGTAACCTGCAAAAGATCTTTAAACTCGCGTTATCACGGGGTGTAACCCTAATGTGGGATGCCGCGCTCGGGGCGTCTTTAAAAGATGCTGAACTGGAGATATTGAGTAAGATGGCCTCCAGTGGCCTTGCCGGGTTAAGGCTGGGAGGCGCATTGTTTTACACCTGTCCCGATCAATGGACTAAGATCACTCCAACCAAGCCGGCCCATTACCATACCGACTGGTTCAATATTGCCAATGCAAAAATCGTCAGTGACGGCTCTAATCAGGGTCTGACCGGGTATCAGCTGACCAAGTATCAATTCCCGGACAGCAATATCAATAACACATACCCCAATGGGGTATGGAATTTCAACCCGCCGACGGGTGAAGCGGATCATGAAGTAGAATCTCCGTTCAGGGTCCTTGTGACCGAATTGGTCGAGCGAGGCTGGCCGTTGATGATCCACGCCAATGGAACGCATGCCATAGATAACACCATCCTGGCTTATCGTGATGTACTCAACAACCAGGAAAAAGCAGGCCTCGAAAAACGCCACCGCATCGAGCACGCTTCTATACTAAGTGACCAAAACTTAGCTGATATGGACTACCTTGGGCTGTCACCGAGCTTCTTGATCGGACATGTCGGTTACTGGGGTTATACTTTCAAGCATAAAGTGTTTCCTGAGCAGCCTGTGGTTGAACACCTTGATCGTACAGCCTCCGCAAGCCAGCACGCACTTCGCTATACCCTACACAGTGACCATTTTGTCTCCCCTATTGGACCACTGCGTATGATGGAGCAGGCAGTAACCCGTATGATGGAAGACGCCCCGGAAGAGGCCTATAGAAATGGTCACCCACCGATCCTCAATGAGCAGGAGTGTGCAACTATGGCGCAGGCTCTACGTGCTGCAACCTATGATGCCGCCTGGCAATGTCATATGGATCACATGATTGGGGAGCTGGTCGTGGGTAAACAAGCCGACCTGACAATACTTGATGAAGATCCCTTAACTCGTCCCGCCGAAGGGCTGAGGGATGTGCCAATTCATCAAACCTGGGTGAATGGCCGACTGTGTTATCAGCGCTAA
- a CDS encoding flagellar hook-length control protein FliK, translating into MNKPTISIQNNANLATSQLNERGSSANPTLAAEQTFNARNLVIKPDSIQMEVTIDGRWQGVRLASQSQLQQPLKLPEAEIKLSADGTLLTVSTPELKLQIKPAQTLLSLLSLIKGLGGQSALQLDAQLKGGNQATLMLDKIGLALPLPPALADLLKQENKLVANLSTRQNTLLLQIFNAFGDELMKAPVSKHKLTSLLAQLGNQEQPKIKLGRNSATLQLANQQVEVKPPHSESGLKLNSWFNAQLKAQPDGLQIGVSKQSTQVKLSTPLQQALPNLATHRFAAELEQATSSATGSKSTLKYDKPLLNVSMADIKQTVKQAIGQWLSRPFFNATSAHSAKSAPQTPGTTQGPQATLQSPSAALPQIAANNTALVLKSMTPLHSQPLLQLLDNVEQAFTNITKANDTKNSLPPPSATTKNSPAAERGATPTPAATTSPQSKSAQATPQTSMTLSNTAPATEAKSPQTTGSSANDKPVITPPPAASASSAFTQRLALLQQVFSAVVPQQSKPYNAQQIISPQVQQAMALTGSATAKPVTAEIPGKPIDQQMSQTKAEQLAITKPSLSLPIAQILSKTLRQAEAAPNQSGPPLQQQLSETLSATQQFRNPQSADLMRLVHQAFSKMMDETRHSPEQVSHELFARLPALASQLQPALPNSSFAQALDKLIVTLLGTQLAAKTQTVMPQASIEQQVAALVETLQPGTKLSAPNQFIQAVTHQAQSSLMDDLALLQNNLATNASPTPLAQKFDSESQLLINLFMPLKLPQECRQSELQIGKYKKPAIANMPEKQVWFVRLNFDYAKLGQLSVQAELMDKAVDCEIVGDSPSVCQLAQPHLDALRSKLAAHGLQVGEIELREDASQVKRFYDSHAIVSIQV; encoded by the coding sequence ATGAATAAGCCGACGATTTCTATTCAAAACAATGCAAATTTAGCTACTTCACAGCTTAATGAGCGCGGATCATCAGCAAACCCCACCCTGGCAGCTGAGCAAACCTTCAATGCGCGCAACCTGGTGATAAAACCCGACAGCATTCAGATGGAAGTCACCATAGATGGTCGCTGGCAAGGCGTGCGGCTGGCCAGCCAGAGTCAATTACAGCAGCCACTTAAACTCCCTGAAGCCGAGATAAAACTCAGCGCTGACGGCACCTTACTGACAGTCAGCACCCCGGAATTAAAGCTGCAAATAAAACCCGCGCAAACATTGCTGAGCCTGTTAAGTTTGATCAAAGGGCTTGGCGGCCAAAGCGCCTTACAGCTCGACGCTCAGCTCAAAGGTGGCAATCAGGCGACTTTAATGCTGGACAAAATTGGTCTGGCGTTACCCTTACCCCCGGCTCTTGCTGACTTACTCAAACAGGAGAATAAACTCGTCGCAAATCTGAGTACCCGGCAGAATACCCTGCTGCTACAGATTTTTAATGCCTTTGGTGATGAGCTGATGAAAGCCCCTGTAAGTAAACACAAACTAACTTCTTTACTTGCCCAACTCGGTAACCAGGAACAGCCCAAGATTAAGCTAGGTCGCAACAGTGCCACACTACAACTTGCCAACCAGCAGGTTGAAGTAAAACCCCCCCACTCAGAGAGTGGACTGAAACTTAATAGCTGGTTTAACGCCCAGTTAAAAGCACAACCTGACGGGTTGCAAATCGGTGTTTCTAAGCAGTCGACACAGGTTAAGCTGAGCACACCGCTGCAACAGGCATTACCCAACCTGGCCACACACCGTTTTGCCGCTGAACTAGAGCAGGCAACCAGTTCAGCGACGGGGTCCAAATCGACACTAAAATACGACAAACCTTTGCTCAATGTATCGATGGCAGACATAAAACAGACGGTTAAACAAGCCATAGGTCAATGGCTGTCACGGCCCTTTTTCAATGCAACGTCCGCTCACTCAGCTAAAAGCGCACCTCAAACACCAGGCACCACGCAAGGGCCACAAGCAACACTCCAATCACCCAGCGCCGCCTTACCGCAGATAGCCGCGAATAATACCGCCCTGGTTCTGAAAAGTATGACGCCGCTACACAGTCAGCCTTTATTACAGCTGCTTGACAACGTAGAGCAAGCATTTACTAACATAACAAAGGCAAACGATACTAAAAACAGCTTGCCTCCACCCTCTGCTACAACTAAAAACAGTCCAGCTGCTGAACGCGGCGCGACGCCGACACCGGCAGCAACAACGAGCCCTCAAAGCAAGTCAGCTCAAGCAACACCGCAAACGTCTATGACATTAAGCAACACGGCCCCTGCCACAGAGGCCAAAAGCCCGCAAACCACTGGTTCCTCTGCAAATGACAAACCGGTGATTACCCCCCCTCCTGCGGCATCAGCGTCAAGCGCCTTTACCCAACGTCTGGCGCTGCTACAGCAGGTATTTTCAGCTGTCGTGCCTCAACAGTCTAAACCCTACAACGCCCAGCAGATAATCAGTCCACAAGTGCAGCAAGCCATGGCTTTAACTGGAAGTGCAACCGCAAAGCCTGTTACAGCTGAGATACCGGGCAAACCCATTGACCAGCAGATGAGCCAGACGAAAGCAGAACAACTGGCCATAACAAAACCCAGCTTATCTTTGCCTATTGCCCAGATCCTTAGTAAAACCTTACGCCAGGCTGAGGCAGCCCCGAATCAATCGGGCCCACCGCTGCAACAGCAGCTCAGTGAAACCCTGTCAGCAACCCAGCAATTTCGCAACCCACAGTCTGCTGACCTGATGCGTCTGGTCCATCAGGCCTTCAGTAAGATGATGGACGAAACGCGACATTCACCAGAGCAAGTGAGTCATGAGCTGTTTGCCCGGCTTCCCGCTTTGGCCAGCCAGCTTCAACCTGCCCTGCCCAATAGCAGTTTTGCACAAGCGTTGGACAAACTCATAGTGACCTTATTGGGCACCCAACTTGCAGCCAAAACTCAGACTGTGATGCCGCAAGCCAGCATAGAGCAACAGGTTGCCGCACTGGTTGAAACGCTACAACCCGGCACTAAACTCTCTGCACCCAATCAGTTTATTCAGGCGGTAACACATCAGGCACAATCCAGTCTGATGGACGACCTGGCGCTGCTGCAAAACAACCTGGCTACGAATGCCAGCCCAACGCCGTTGGCACAAAAATTTGACAGCGAGAGCCAGCTGCTGATCAACTTGTTTATGCCGCTCAAATTGCCACAGGAATGCCGCCAAAGTGAACTACAGATTGGAAAATACAAGAAACCGGCCATAGCCAATATGCCGGAAAAACAAGTCTGGTTTGTACGACTCAACTTTGATTATGCTAAGCTCGGCCAGTTAAGCGTTCAGGCTGAGTTGATGGACAAAGCCGTTGACTGCGAGATAGTGGGTGACAGCCCCTCGGTCTGCCAGCTGGCACAACCGCACCTGGACGCGCTGCGCAGTAAACTGGCGGCACATGGTCTTCAGGTTGGTGAAATCGAATTACGCGAAGATGCTTCGCAGGTAAAGCGCTTTTACGACAGCCATGCCATCGTCAGTATTCAGGTGTAA
- the ccmA gene encoding cytochrome c biogenesis heme-transporting ATPase CcmA, with amino-acid sequence MLEIKSVTCVKQDRCLFESLSFSLQAGQIMQVEGPNGAGKTSLLRIIAGFARADEGQICFEGQDICRDYDTFAESLLFVGHKTGVNQQLTAYENVQYWLQVHGYGAGEEEVYPLLGQLGLVGLEDVPVRTLSAGQQRRVALVRLWLNKARLWILDEPFTALDKKGVALLQRQFESHLTNGGAILLTTHQDLTTQFSSLKTLALEYRH; translated from the coding sequence TTGCTAGAGATAAAGTCCGTCACGTGTGTTAAACAGGACCGCTGTTTGTTTGAGTCATTGAGTTTTTCGCTTCAGGCGGGTCAAATCATGCAAGTTGAAGGCCCAAATGGTGCAGGTAAAACGTCTTTATTACGTATCATTGCGGGTTTCGCCCGAGCCGACGAAGGTCAAATCTGTTTTGAAGGCCAGGATATCTGTCGGGATTACGACACCTTTGCAGAGTCCTTGCTGTTTGTCGGTCACAAAACCGGGGTGAATCAGCAATTGACGGCTTACGAAAACGTACAATATTGGTTGCAGGTACATGGCTACGGGGCCGGCGAAGAGGAAGTCTACCCCTTATTAGGTCAGCTTGGACTGGTGGGGTTAGAGGATGTGCCGGTACGAACCCTTTCGGCGGGACAGCAACGCCGGGTTGCGCTGGTCAGGCTTTGGCTGAATAAGGCCCGCTTGTGGATCCTTGATGAGCCCTTCACAGCACTCGATAAGAAAGGCGTAGCACTGCTGCAACGGCAGTTTGAATCACATCTTACAAATGGCGGCGCCATTTTACTGACGACCCACCAGGATCTGACAACTCAGTTCAGCTCCCTGAAAACCCTGGCTCTGGAGTACCGCCATTAA
- the ccmB gene encoding heme exporter protein CcmB → MKVEHSYWHLFVAVYRKDVTLAFRQRAEIVNPLLFFLIVISLFPLAIGPEPALLGRMAAGIIWVAALLSTMLGLDKLFRDDYADGSLEQMIASPYPLSLSVLAKVAAHWTITGLPMVLMAPLFALLMNLDSQALGATILTLLIGTPLLSFIGAIGAALTVGLQKGGILMSLLVLPLYIPVLIFATSAIDTASMSVAYGGQLAILGAMLAVAIVTAPIAISSALRVSVS, encoded by the coding sequence ATGAAGGTTGAGCATTCTTATTGGCATTTATTTGTCGCTGTTTATCGTAAAGACGTGACTTTGGCGTTCCGTCAACGCGCCGAAATCGTTAACCCTCTTCTGTTTTTTCTGATAGTCATTTCGTTATTTCCGTTGGCAATTGGGCCCGAACCGGCCTTGCTGGGTCGCATGGCTGCAGGTATCATTTGGGTAGCCGCGTTACTGTCTACCATGTTGGGTTTGGACAAGTTATTTCGCGATGATTATGCCGATGGATCGCTGGAGCAAATGATTGCTTCACCATATCCTTTGTCTTTGTCTGTGCTGGCCAAAGTAGCCGCACACTGGACCATCACCGGATTGCCTATGGTGCTGATGGCACCTTTGTTTGCGCTGTTGATGAATCTCGACAGCCAGGCGCTGGGCGCAACCATTCTGACTTTGTTGATTGGAACGCCTTTATTAAGTTTTATTGGTGCCATTGGCGCCGCGTTAACCGTGGGTTTGCAAAAAGGGGGCATTCTGATGAGTCTGCTTGTTTTACCTTTGTATATCCCGGTTCTGATTTTCGCAACCTCTGCCATTGATACCGCCAGTATGTCGGTCGCCTATGGCGGACAACTTGCGATCCTTGGTGCCATGCTGGCCGTTGCCATTGTCACGGCGCCAATTGCTATATCGTCAGCTTTAAGAGTGAGTGTAAGTTAA
- a CDS encoding heme ABC transporter permease: MWKWLHPYAKAERAYQLCNTLLPYFVTVTAVCIAVGWIWGLAFAPADYQQKDSYRIIFIHVPSAILSMGAYSSMAIAAIVALVWQIRNAELAVVAIAPVGAAMTAIALITGAAWGKPMWGAWWVWDARLTSELILLFLYFGVLSLYHAFEDKKSGGRAACILAIVGVINLPIIHFSVEWWNTLHQGSTITKFDTSAIDPSMLWPLLINILGFAAFVGALSLVRLKNEILQVEKHRPWVRQLVSRG; this comes from the coding sequence ATGTGGAAGTGGTTACATCCCTATGCCAAAGCGGAGCGTGCTTACCAATTGTGTAACACTTTGCTTCCGTACTTTGTTACCGTAACGGCGGTGTGTATCGCCGTCGGATGGATCTGGGGCCTGGCATTTGCCCCGGCAGATTATCAGCAAAAGGACAGCTATCGCATTATCTTTATTCACGTGCCTTCGGCCATTTTGTCTATGGGTGCGTATTCTTCTATGGCCATTGCTGCGATCGTTGCCCTGGTGTGGCAGATCCGTAATGCCGAACTCGCTGTGGTTGCGATTGCGCCAGTTGGTGCAGCTATGACCGCCATTGCACTTATCACCGGTGCTGCCTGGGGTAAACCTATGTGGGGTGCCTGGTGGGTATGGGATGCACGTTTGACCTCTGAGTTAATCCTGCTGTTTTTATACTTTGGGGTGTTGTCTCTATATCACGCTTTCGAAGACAAGAAATCTGGCGGCAGAGCGGCCTGTATTCTTGCCATTGTCGGTGTGATTAACCTGCCAATTATTCATTTTTCTGTTGAGTGGTGGAACACCTTGCATCAGGGTTCAACCATTACCAAGTTTGATACGTCAGCCATCGATCCGTCTATGTTATGGCCGTTACTTATCAATATTTTAGGATTTGCTGCATTTGTTGGCGCGCTGTCACTGGTACGCCTTAAAAATGAGATCCTTCAGGTCGAGAAGCACCGCCCCTGGGTGCGTCAGCTGGTTAGTCGAGGTTAA
- the ccmD gene encoding heme exporter protein CcmD — MQFESLSDFFHMGGYAFYVWLSFGSCAFILLGLVWASLNDAKRIKREVAAQIKREARIKQAREEEVKA; from the coding sequence ATGCAGTTTGAATCTTTGAGTGACTTTTTTCATATGGGTGGTTACGCCTTTTATGTGTGGCTGTCTTTTGGCAGTTGTGCCTTTATCCTGCTGGGATTGGTGTGGGCGTCACTAAACGATGCCAAGCGCATTAAGCGTGAAGTAGCAGCACAAATTAAGCGTGAAGCGCGCATCAAGCAGGCCCGCGAAGAGGAGGTAAAAGCATGA
- the ccmE gene encoding cytochrome c maturation protein CcmE: protein MNPRRKKRLFAVVAVIFGIGSAVGLTLYALQENINLFYTPSELIEGKGPEKELPYIGQKLRIGGMVVPGSVARVETSLDVTFKLIDTGPMVTIKYHGILPDLFREGQGIVAQGTLVEPNVIEAFEVLAKHDEEYMPAEIAEAVKGIKHEKPKYNLSSEN from the coding sequence ATGAACCCAAGACGTAAAAAACGCCTGTTTGCCGTTGTAGCCGTGATCTTCGGGATCGGCTCTGCCGTAGGTCTGACCCTGTATGCGTTGCAGGAAAACATCAATCTTTTCTATACGCCCAGTGAGCTAATTGAAGGTAAAGGGCCAGAGAAAGAGTTGCCTTATATCGGACAAAAACTGCGCATCGGAGGTATGGTTGTGCCGGGCAGTGTGGCTCGAGTTGAAACGTCTCTGGATGTGACCTTCAAGCTCATCGATACCGGTCCTATGGTAACCATTAAATACCACGGTATCTTACCTGACTTGTTCCGTGAAGGTCAGGGGATCGTTGCGCAGGGGACATTGGTTGAACCTAACGTCATTGAAGCATTTGAAGTGTTGGCAAAACACGATGAAGAGTATATGCCAGCTGAAATCGCTGAGGCAGTGAAGGGGATCAAGCATGAGAAACCTAAGTATAACTTAAGCAGCGAGAACTAA
- a CDS encoding heme lyase CcmF/NrfE family subunit: MIPEIGYFSLVLAMGLSLLLCIFPLWGAYTGNLRLMRTAPSLAVGQCLLVLFSFGVLIYITLTDDFTVAYVAHHSSSTLPWYYKVTSTWGGHEGAILLWLVMQASWTALVAMMSKSLPWVLRARVLGVLGFLGVGFMLYTLWMSSPFERLLPYYPVEGRDLNPLLQDPGMIIHPPLLYMGYVGLSVSFSFAIAALLTGKLDNTWAKWSRPWTMAAWGFLTLGITIGSWWAYAELGWGGWWFWDPVENASLMPWLVATALLHSLAITEKRGVFKSWTVLLAIAAFSLCLLGTFIVRSGIIVSVHAFATDPDRGLFILSFLALVVGGSLALYGLRVSQVYSEGRYKLVSREVGLWVNNIFLVVATLIVLLGTLLPMIHKELGLGTISIGVPFFNQMFAILIVPFAILMGMAPMLRWKQNKLPPLAKKGVGILVATIVITSAWLFSSFDEISTLTYLATALAVWICIATVVDLVEKVSVHPSTAQGLKRLGMSYWAMVLGHVGIAFVIASVTLTSAYSVERSVVMKKGETATLNDYEYRFEGVNEIRGPNYGGHAGEVTVFKDGEYVTLLHAEKRLYDVGMQFMTEAAIDDGFYRDLYLALGESMGNGAWSLRIYHKPYVRWMWLGGILISLAGFIVLADKRYRRRKQTSVEHG; encoded by the coding sequence ATGATCCCTGAGATAGGTTATTTTTCATTGGTTCTGGCTATGGGCTTGAGCCTGCTGTTGTGTATTTTTCCTCTCTGGGGGGCTTATACCGGCAACTTGCGCCTGATGCGCACAGCCCCTTCGCTGGCTGTGGGTCAGTGCTTGCTGGTGTTGTTCTCTTTTGGTGTACTGATTTACATCACATTGACTGATGACTTTACCGTTGCTTATGTGGCGCATCATTCTTCCAGCACGCTGCCTTGGTACTATAAAGTCACTTCGACCTGGGGAGGCCATGAAGGCGCTATCCTGTTGTGGTTGGTGATGCAGGCTAGCTGGACGGCACTAGTTGCTATGATGTCTAAGTCCTTGCCTTGGGTGCTGCGCGCGCGCGTACTGGGCGTGCTGGGTTTTCTGGGGGTTGGCTTTATGCTCTACACCTTGTGGATGTCGAGCCCGTTTGAGCGACTATTACCTTATTATCCGGTTGAAGGCCGTGACCTCAATCCTCTGTTGCAAGACCCTGGGATGATCATTCACCCACCTCTGCTCTATATGGGCTATGTGGGATTATCTGTGTCTTTCTCTTTTGCTATCGCAGCCCTTTTGACAGGTAAGTTAGACAATACCTGGGCGAAATGGTCGCGTCCCTGGACAATGGCAGCATGGGGTTTCTTAACCCTGGGTATTACCATCGGAAGCTGGTGGGCTTATGCAGAGCTAGGCTGGGGCGGCTGGTGGTTCTGGGATCCGGTTGAAAATGCTTCTTTAATGCCCTGGTTGGTTGCAACCGCGTTATTACACTCTCTGGCTATAACGGAGAAGCGAGGCGTATTTAAGTCCTGGACTGTTTTGTTAGCCATCGCGGCCTTTAGCTTGTGTCTGCTAGGTACCTTTATCGTTCGTTCCGGCATTATTGTCTCTGTACACGCTTTTGCGACAGACCCGGATCGTGGATTGTTTATTTTATCTTTCCTCGCTTTAGTGGTTGGCGGCAGTTTGGCACTGTACGGGCTGCGTGTCAGCCAGGTTTACAGCGAAGGTCGTTATAAGCTGGTATCACGCGAAGTCGGGTTGTGGGTGAATAATATCTTCTTGGTTGTGGCAACATTGATTGTATTACTGGGTACGTTATTACCTATGATCCATAAAGAACTGGGGCTGGGAACAATCTCCATTGGTGTGCCGTTCTTTAATCAGATGTTTGCGATTTTGATCGTGCCGTTTGCCATCTTAATGGGCATGGCGCCTATGCTGCGTTGGAAACAAAATAAGTTGCCACCTTTGGCTAAAAAGGGGGTGGGCATTTTGGTTGCGACCATAGTGATCACCAGTGCCTGGTTGTTCTCCAGTTTTGATGAAATAAGCACGCTGACTTATCTGGCTACGGCACTGGCGGTGTGGATCTGTATCGCCACGGTCGTCGACCTGGTAGAAAAAGTCAGTGTTCACCCAAGCACAGCACAGGGTCTGAAGCGCCTAGGCATGAGCTATTGGGCGATGGTGCTGGGTCATGTAGGTATTGCGTTTGTGATTGCCAGTGTGACTCTGACCTCTGCGTATTCAGTAGAGCGTTCAGTCGTAATGAAAAAAGGTGAAACCGCAACGCTCAATGACTATGAGTATCGCTTTGAAGGCGTGAACGAGATCCGTGGCCCTAACTATGGCGGCCATGCTGGCGAAGTCACCGTATTTAAGGACGGTGAGTACGTGACCTTGCTGCATGCAGAAAAGCGTTTGTATGATGTGGGCATGCAATTTATGACTGAAGCTGCGATTGACGATGGTTTCTACCGTGATCTGTATCTGGCGCTGGGCGAATCTATGGGCAATGGTGCCTGGTCACTGCGCATCTATCACAAGCCTTATGTTCGCTGGATGTGGCTGGGCGGTATCCTAATCTCCCTGGCTGGTTTCATTGTTCTGGCCGACAAGCGCTATCGTCGTCGCAAGCAAACCTCTGTGGAGCATGGATAA
- a CDS encoding redoxin family protein, whose translation MNKKFLGLVPLLIFVLLCVFLYQGLFGNPRELQTGRLGQTMPAFELPDLMDEQKRWTDQDLLGEVYLLNVWGTWCPTCIAELGYLTELREQGVRIIGLYYEQAYDPDFGDQFDINYLRTDVQQMLARAGDPYQFNILDLERTLALDLGVSGAPETFLVDKNGKIILHHTGDINPRVWRSKFAPAIQELQP comes from the coding sequence ATGAACAAAAAGTTTTTAGGCCTGGTGCCACTGCTGATTTTTGTGTTGTTGTGCGTGTTCTTATATCAGGGCTTATTTGGTAACCCAAGAGAGCTACAAACTGGCCGACTTGGCCAGACTATGCCAGCGTTTGAGTTGCCAGATTTGATGGACGAACAAAAGCGCTGGACAGATCAGGACCTGCTGGGTGAAGTTTATCTGCTGAACGTATGGGGCACCTGGTGCCCAACCTGTATTGCAGAGCTTGGTTACCTTACCGAGTTGCGCGAGCAGGGCGTGCGGATCATAGGCTTATACTACGAGCAAGCCTATGACCCTGATTTTGGCGATCAGTTTGATATCAATTACCTGCGTACCGATGTCCAGCAAATGCTGGCGCGTGCAGGGGATCCATACCAGTTTAATATTCTTGATTTGGAGCGTACTTTAGCGCTGGATTTGGGGGTTTCCGGCGCACCGGAAACTTTCCTGGTAGATAAAAACGGTAAGATCATTTTGCACCACACTGGCGATATTAATCCTCGGGTATGGCGCAGCAAATTTGCTCCGGCAATTCAGGAGTTGCAACCATGA
- a CDS encoding cytochrome c-type biogenesis protein, producing the protein MKKLMLALALLAGLWSLSANAVEDKYQFKNAEREQTFKELVQELRCPKCQNQNIADSDAVVAKDLRDRVLDMVREGKSKQEVIDFMIDRYGYFVHYQPPVTPATIVLWVMPVVILVLGFGFIVFRQKKAARKQSWSPEDEQKLAELIKQSQRKERTS; encoded by the coding sequence ATGAAAAAACTAATGCTGGCATTGGCATTACTGGCTGGCCTGTGGTCGCTCAGTGCTAATGCTGTTGAAGATAAGTACCAGTTCAAAAATGCGGAAAGAGAGCAAACTTTTAAAGAGTTGGTGCAGGAACTCAGATGTCCAAAATGTCAGAACCAGAATATAGCTGATTCTGACGCGGTGGTCGCGAAAGACTTACGTGACCGGGTACTGGACATGGTTCGTGAGGGTAAATCTAAGCAAGAAGTGATTGATTTTATGATCGATCGTTATGGCTATTTTGTTCATTACCAGCCACCCGTTACACCTGCCACGATTGTACTGTGGGTCATGCCTGTGGTGATCCTGGTGCTGGGTTTTGGTTTTATTGTATTCAGACAGAAAAAAGCAGCACGTAAACAAAGCTGGAGCCCCGAAGATGAGCAAAAGCTAGCAGAGCTTATCAAACAAAGCCAGCGTAAGGAGCGTACTTCATGA